TCCGACGTGTTGGTAATGTGGACCTTTCATACCGCAGCCGACACCCTCTCCCTGACCCCGACAACTCCGGGTGCAGATACCGTCGCTTATCCAGACGGTGTTATCGACCCCTTTAACCTGACCACGGCAGCCTTGAAAGCGGGTAGCGTCGGGTTTACTACCAACGCACTGGCCTGGACTAACCCGACAACGGGTGCCTCCTCTGTAACCCCGGTCGGAATTCCCGCTGCGGCGATGTTGACCGGAACCGGTATCCCGACGGATGCCGGCTGGAACATCTATGCCGGTAACTTTCAGAGTCCTCTGCTGGATGGAAGCGGGACGACGACTGTTACCTTCCGCCTCACTGTTCCAACTTCCGGAACGGCGCCTTATCCGGTCGTTGTTTTTCAGCACGGGATTACTTCCAGCAAGGATGCTGCCTTGCCAATTGCTAACACCCTCGCAGCCGCTGGCTATGCGACCTTGGCGATTGATGCCATCTATCATGGGGAGCGGACAACCCCAGGGGCTGCCTCAGGCGACGGATTCTTCACCTCTAACCTGTTGGAAGATAGAGCCAATATTTACCAGGCAGCTATCGATTTATGGGAGACGGTCGACGTGATTACGGCCGGGATTGATATCGATCCAGGTACCAACCCCGGGTTTGATTTGGATTCTACAGAAATTGAATTTGTCGCTCATTCGCTCGGGTCAATCATCGGGTCTGCTTTCCTGTCTCAGGAAACACGGGTCAATAAGATGGTTCTTTCCAGTCCCTCGGCGATGCTGGTAAGCGTATTGGATGAAACTTCACTGCAGAGCATGCAGGCACTGGTTTCTTCTCTTGGTTACACTCCGGGAACAACGTCGTATTATGTGTTCCTCAATCTGGCTCAGTGGCTGCTTGATCCAGCTGATGGGACCTATATGGGGATCGGGGCTAATTCAACAGATAACCTTTTAGCCCTTTCTGCTTATGCAGATCCGATTGTTTCAAACGCATCAACCCAGGTTTTTCTGACTAATTTGGGGCTAACCGGTACTTCAATTGGTGTTGATCCTGATGCAGCCCTGACCCCTTCGATTTTAAGCGGTGTTCCGGGTGCCTATCAATATGGTCTCGATCCAGCAGGTCTTGTGAATAAACCCGTTGTGCACAGTTTCCTTCTTAGTCCCTTATTTAATACTACTGAGGACCCTTATTACACTGGTTATGATCAGTCGGTGCAGGTTAATGCGACCACCAGTTCACAAGCACAGGTCTTCTATTTTATGCAGCAACCTACGCCTTTATAAATAAGGTCTCAGGTTATAGGATTAAAGTGCCCCGGCAGATTCACTGTCGGGGCTTTTTTCTGGTGGGTTGTCATTGTTATCCGGATATCTGTTATCTTGATAGTTATCCCGTATGGAGGCCATATATGAAACTTACTAACAAAACCATATTTATAACCGGCGGCAGCCGCGGCATCGGGCTTGAAATAGCCTTGGCGGCAGCTCGTGAAGGTGCAAATATCGTCATCGCTGCACGCAGCAATAAACCCCAACCAAAACTCCCTGGCACAATCCATACCGCAGCTAAGGCTATTGAGTCTGCCGGCGGTAAGTGCTTGCCGCTGGTAATGGATGTGCGCGATGAAACACGGGTGGCGGAATGTGCGACCGAAGCCGCAGCGCATTTCGGTGGGATCGATATTCTGGTCAATAATGCCAGCGCCATCTACCTGGCTGGTTCACTTGATGTACCCGCCAAGCGTTTTGATTTGATGCAGCAGGTCAATATGCGTGGCACCTTCATGGCCAGCCAGGCTTGCTTGCCGTACCTGTTGAAGTCGGAAAATCCGCATATCCTGACCCTGTCGCCGCCGATTAATCTCGACCCCAAATGGTTTATACGTCACACGGCATACACCATCTCAAAGTATTCCATGAGTATGTGCGTGTTTGGACTTGCCGCTGAATTTGGACCACAGGGTGTTGGGGTCAATGCACTCTGGCCGAAGACCGTGATTGATACAGCGGCCCTGGCGATGCTGAAGGGGATGGTTGATCCCAAAAACTGTCGCCTGCCAAAAATAGTTGCAGATGCTGCCGTCGCGATCTTCAAGCGTGATGCTAAGCGATGCAGTGGAAATTTCTTTATCGATGAAGAGGTGCTTCGCGAAGAGGGGGTGTCAGATTTTTCAGGTTACGCTGTGCGGGCAGGTGAATTCTTGATGCCCGATTTATTTTTAAGCGAAGTCAGATAAATACTCTCTGGGTGGAATAACTTTAAAAATTTTACCTTGGCCTGTTTTAATGGGAGGCTAATTCGTAAGTTTTCTTGCCTGATTACGTGTGAAAATAGATAGTTTCACGAAAGAGGTGTTCTGCACCTCTCTTTTTTTGTCTCATTGATTCAGCTATATTGAATGAAATATGAATTGTGGAGTGCCAATGTGATCAAGGAACGTCTAGACAAACTGCTTGTCGATCAAGGTTTGGTCCAGTCCCGCGAGCGAGCCAGGGCGTTGATATTAGCCGGGCAAGTGATAGTGGATGATCATCGCGTAGATAAGGCTGGATCTCGTTTTTCACTCGATGCCGAGTTGCGACTCAAGGGAACAGATATCCCTTACGTTTCCCGGGGAGGATTGAAGCTGCAGAAAGGACTAGATTCTTTTCCGGTTGACCCTCAAGACTGTATCGTCCTTGATGTTGGGGCGAGTACCGGCGGTTTTACTGATTGTCTGCTTCAACGTG
Above is a genomic segment from Geopsychrobacter electrodiphilus DSM 16401 containing:
- a CDS encoding SDR family oxidoreductase; translated protein: MKLTNKTIFITGGSRGIGLEIALAAAREGANIVIAARSNKPQPKLPGTIHTAAKAIESAGGKCLPLVMDVRDETRVAECATEAAAHFGGIDILVNNASAIYLAGSLDVPAKRFDLMQQVNMRGTFMASQACLPYLLKSENPHILTLSPPINLDPKWFIRHTAYTISKYSMSMCVFGLAAEFGPQGVGVNALWPKTVIDTAALAMLKGMVDPKNCRLPKIVADAAVAIFKRDAKRCSGNFFIDEEVLREEGVSDFSGYAVRAGEFLMPDLFLSEVR
- a CDS encoding alpha/beta fold hydrolase; this encodes MNVRISHLWLLVVFGLLLLGGCGSDNNATNTAGSDPRITNGGTATVFARFDASTLPLPNDVAWAANNPAYCPNGQVCLPPAVGDSAEMAGLKQLVNAQAIPGLSPNMFLTLPLTGAVDSSTLNLLVFRIDDSALLTDLFAAAQAQPPNPAAIGAALAALDYRTQTDFVIVNDLTSGVVKLLPKTPFVPGAGYAVVAKQGLMDSNGYEAVSSFTMTALKSQTPFAADSPYASFEALRAAFNDGPTALFTIVGGVTNVLSGGAAPWTRSDVLVMWTFHTAADTLSLTPTTPGADTVAYPDGVIDPFNLTTAALKAGSVGFTTNALAWTNPTTGASSVTPVGIPAAAMLTGTGIPTDAGWNIYAGNFQSPLLDGSGTTTVTFRLTVPTSGTAPYPVVVFQHGITSSKDAALPIANTLAAAGYATLAIDAIYHGERTTPGAASGDGFFTSNLLEDRANIYQAAIDLWETVDVITAGIDIDPGTNPGFDLDSTEIEFVAHSLGSIIGSAFLSQETRVNKMVLSSPSAMLVSVLDETSLQSMQALVSSLGYTPGTTSYYVFLNLAQWLLDPADGTYMGIGANSTDNLLALSAYADPIVSNASTQVFLTNLGLTGTSIGVDPDAALTPSILSGVPGAYQYGLDPAGLVNKPVVHSFLLSPLFNTTEDPYYTGYDQSVQVNATTSSQAQVFYFMQQPTPL